The following proteins are co-located in the Malus sylvestris chromosome 13, drMalSylv7.2, whole genome shotgun sequence genome:
- the LOC126597760 gene encoding protein SIEVE ELEMENT OCCLUSION B-like isoform X2: MALVPQNFPKAPAPAQNYNNPPLPAAQNYNNPPAAPAARNYDQAPVPAAQNYTQTPIPAAQNYNPVLVPAAQNYTAPDAPGAQNYNAPRAPAGQYYNNPTTGGRRGGDHYNRPLLKTGRRQSSITSDDSMLTNQILASDKSHARPYDVTLLSLKHILQTVDVILSHVTQPDIHGIFTGAPVPGAHDDALEHDKALYATMSGVHDNYDVPTSLFNEISCEMFCKWQSGEDANKITMDILDIVQHYDWDEKVVLALGAFAVKDGEYWLVAQLYTTNPLAKAVGQLKQVQEILERAGTSLKTKFDAYNNLVRAVLNVTKCIVQLHDLHRDPHLTTEAKSAANTALIPTAVYWTVRSIVVAGSQLLGITGMGPEYVTETWELSSLAHKLENIHSHLKDNLDRLQDIIQRKKDDEALAAIAYILETPHIDNTKPLRVLFYKDDLPALYDCYTKKRVDIDVLKRKVVILFLSDLDVVHENEYMIVQQMYMEKRHNPTRPESQYEVVWVPIVDMWTDAKYQQFEEVRRNMEWFTVFHPSVVSPTVIRYIRKQDKWNYVKKPLLVVMDPQGKIVHTNAVHMMCVFGSAAFPFTSNREKLLWDEETWRMELLADSLDQNLITWITEGKYICLYGGEDIDWIRNFTKSAKKMAQEAGIQLELLYVGRSKPKEKVVRNIMNVIQAEKLSHTLEWNLIWFFWLRLESMWQSKGQQIQSEAFRSGQFRTDNIKNDAVMQGIISMLSFGSSDRGWAVIGAGSSDMSKANGEHMHRSLREFNLWNRRVSEIGFVPALNEYLAGVYKEAPHHCTSLILPATGLMPETVACAECGRLMERFTMFRCCTD; the protein is encoded by the exons ATGGCCCTTGTTCCTCAGAATTTCCCTAAGGCCCCTGCACCTGCTCAGAATTATAATAACCCCCCTCTACCGGCTGCTCAGAATTATAACAACCCCCCTGCTGCACCTGCTGCTCGGAATTATGATCAGGCCCCTGTACCAGCTGCTCAGAATTATACCCAG ACCCCCATCCCAGCTGCTCAGAATTACAATCCGGTTCTTGTACCGGCTGCTCAGAATTATACTGCACCGGATGCCCCAGGTGCTCAGAATTACAATGCGCCCCGTGCACCAGCTGGTCAGTATTACAATAATCCCACCACCGGAGGACGCAGAGGCGGAGACCACTACAACCGCCCTCTGCTCAAAACTGGGCGTCGCCAATCTTCAATAACTTCTGATGACAGTATGCTGACCAACCAAATTCTGGCTAGTGACAAGTCTCATGCCCGTCCCTATGATGTCACTCTTCTTTCTTTGAAACACATTCTTCAAACCGTCGACGTCATCCTGTCCCACGTTACCCAACCTGACATCCACGGCATTTTCACT GGAGCACCAGTGCCAGGTGCACATGACGATGCTTTGGAGCATGATAAGGCTCTTTATGCTACCATGAGTGGCGTCCATGACAACTACGATGTTCCAACCAGCCTGTTTAATGAAATTTCCTGCGAG ATGTTCTGCAAGTGGCAGTCCGGGGAAGATGCCAACAAGATAACCATGGACATATTAGACATTGTGCAACACTATGACTGGGATGAGAAGGTTGTTCTTGCTTTGGGAGCTTTTGCTGTGAAAGATGGTGAATATTGGCTTGTGGCTCAACTTTACACCACCAACCCTCTTGCAAAAGCGGTTGGGCAGCTTAAGCAAGTGCAAGAGATACTGGAACGTGCCGGAACTAGCTTGAAGACCAAGTTTGACGCCTACAACAATCTGGTTAGGGCCGTGCTCAACGTGACCAAGTGCATTGTTCAGCTACATGACCTCCACCGCGATCCCCACTTGACAACTGAAGCAAAGTCAGCGGCTAACACTGCTCTTATCCCCACAGCTGTTTACTGGACGGTTCGGAGTATTGTAGTTGCTGGATCACAACTTTTGGGGATCACTGGCATGGGTCCTGA GTATGTGACAGAGACATGGGAACTATCATCCTTGGCCCATAAGCTCGAAAACATACACAGCCACCTCAAGGACAATCTCGACAGATTACAAGATATCATCC AGAGGAAGAAGGATGATGAAGCCTTAGCTGCAATTGCTTACATCTTGGAAACACCACACATTGATAACACCAAGCCTTTGAGGGTCTTGTTTTACAAGGACGATCTGCCTGCACTCTATGATTGCTACACCAAGAAGAGG GTTGACATTGATGTGCTGAAGAGGAAGGTTGTGATACTGTTCCTTTCGGACCTAGACGTTGTCCACGAAAACGAGTACATGATTGTGCAACAAATGTACATGGAAAAACGGCATAACCCAACTAGGCCAGAGAGCCAGTACGAGGTTGTGTGGGTTCCTATTGTGGACATGTGGACCGACGCCAAGTACCAGCAGTTTGAGGAAGTTAGAAGGAACATGGAATGGTTCACAGTGTTCCACCCTTCGGTTGTCTCTCCGACTGTCATCAGGTACATCAGGAAGCAGGATAAATGGAACTACGTCAAGAAGCCTCTGCTTGTGGTGATGGACCCTCAAGGAAAAATAGTGCACACCAATGCGGTTCACATGATGTGTGTTTTTGGAAGCGCTGCCTTCCCTTTCACTAGCAACAGAGAGAAGTTGCTCTGGGACGAGGAGACATGGAGGATGGAGCTTTTGGCAGACTCCCTCGATCAAAACCTAATTACCTGG ATCACAGAAGGGAAATACATTTGCTTGTATGGTGGGGAAGACATAGATTGGATCAGAAACTTCACAAAGTCAGCAAAAAAAATGGCTCAAGAAGCTGGGATCCAGTTGGAATTGCTTTATGTGGGGAGGAGCAAGCCTAAGGAGAAAGTGGTCCGGAACATCATGAACGTCATCCAAGCTGAGAAGCTAAGCCACACTCTTGAGTGGAACCTCATCTGGTTCTTCTGGTTGCGTCTCGAGAGCATGTGGCAGTCCAAGGGACAACAGATTCAGTCCGAGGCTTTTCGGTCAGGTCAATTTAGGACCGACAACATAAAGAATGATGCAGTGATGCAGGGGATCATATCGATGCTGAGCTTTGGTTCAAGTGACCGCGGGTGGGCTGTGATTGGCGCCGGTTCATCAGATATGTCTAAGGCTAATGGGGAGCACATGCATAGAAGTTTGAGGGAGTTTAACTTGTGGAATAGAAGGGTGAGTGAGATAGGGTTTGTGCCCGCACTGAATGAGTACCTGGCTGGGGTTTATAAAGAAGCTCCACATCACTGCACCAGTCTCATATTGCCTGCCACCGGACTCATGCCAGAGACTGTGGCCTGCGCTGAATGCGGCCGCCTCATGGAGCGGTTCACCATGTTCCGCTGCTGCACTGATTGA
- the LOC126597760 gene encoding protein SIEVE ELEMENT OCCLUSION B-like isoform X1 — MALVPQNFPKAPAPAQNYNNPPLPAAQNYNNPPAAPAARNYDQAPVPAAQNYTQAPVPGAQNYTQTPIPAAQNYNPVLVPAAQNYTAPDAPGAQNYNAPRAPAGQYYNNPTTGGRRGGDHYNRPLLKTGRRQSSITSDDSMLTNQILASDKSHARPYDVTLLSLKHILQTVDVILSHVTQPDIHGIFTGAPVPGAHDDALEHDKALYATMSGVHDNYDVPTSLFNEISCEMFCKWQSGEDANKITMDILDIVQHYDWDEKVVLALGAFAVKDGEYWLVAQLYTTNPLAKAVGQLKQVQEILERAGTSLKTKFDAYNNLVRAVLNVTKCIVQLHDLHRDPHLTTEAKSAANTALIPTAVYWTVRSIVVAGSQLLGITGMGPEYVTETWELSSLAHKLENIHSHLKDNLDRLQDIIQRKKDDEALAAIAYILETPHIDNTKPLRVLFYKDDLPALYDCYTKKRVDIDVLKRKVVILFLSDLDVVHENEYMIVQQMYMEKRHNPTRPESQYEVVWVPIVDMWTDAKYQQFEEVRRNMEWFTVFHPSVVSPTVIRYIRKQDKWNYVKKPLLVVMDPQGKIVHTNAVHMMCVFGSAAFPFTSNREKLLWDEETWRMELLADSLDQNLITWITEGKYICLYGGEDIDWIRNFTKSAKKMAQEAGIQLELLYVGRSKPKEKVVRNIMNVIQAEKLSHTLEWNLIWFFWLRLESMWQSKGQQIQSEAFRSGQFRTDNIKNDAVMQGIISMLSFGSSDRGWAVIGAGSSDMSKANGEHMHRSLREFNLWNRRVSEIGFVPALNEYLAGVYKEAPHHCTSLILPATGLMPETVACAECGRLMERFTMFRCCTD, encoded by the exons ATGGCCCTTGTTCCTCAGAATTTCCCTAAGGCCCCTGCACCTGCTCAGAATTATAATAACCCCCCTCTACCGGCTGCTCAGAATTATAACAACCCCCCTGCTGCACCTGCTGCTCGGAATTATGATCAGGCCCCTGTACCAGCTGCTCAGAATTATACCCAGGCCCCTGTACCAGGTGCTCAGAATTATACCCAGACCCCCATCCCAGCTGCTCAGAATTACAATCCGGTTCTTGTACCGGCTGCTCAGAATTATACTGCACCGGATGCCCCAGGTGCTCAGAATTACAATGCGCCCCGTGCACCAGCTGGTCAGTATTACAATAATCCCACCACCGGAGGACGCAGAGGCGGAGACCACTACAACCGCCCTCTGCTCAAAACTGGGCGTCGCCAATCTTCAATAACTTCTGATGACAGTATGCTGACCAACCAAATTCTGGCTAGTGACAAGTCTCATGCCCGTCCCTATGATGTCACTCTTCTTTCTTTGAAACACATTCTTCAAACCGTCGACGTCATCCTGTCCCACGTTACCCAACCTGACATCCACGGCATTTTCACT GGAGCACCAGTGCCAGGTGCACATGACGATGCTTTGGAGCATGATAAGGCTCTTTATGCTACCATGAGTGGCGTCCATGACAACTACGATGTTCCAACCAGCCTGTTTAATGAAATTTCCTGCGAG ATGTTCTGCAAGTGGCAGTCCGGGGAAGATGCCAACAAGATAACCATGGACATATTAGACATTGTGCAACACTATGACTGGGATGAGAAGGTTGTTCTTGCTTTGGGAGCTTTTGCTGTGAAAGATGGTGAATATTGGCTTGTGGCTCAACTTTACACCACCAACCCTCTTGCAAAAGCGGTTGGGCAGCTTAAGCAAGTGCAAGAGATACTGGAACGTGCCGGAACTAGCTTGAAGACCAAGTTTGACGCCTACAACAATCTGGTTAGGGCCGTGCTCAACGTGACCAAGTGCATTGTTCAGCTACATGACCTCCACCGCGATCCCCACTTGACAACTGAAGCAAAGTCAGCGGCTAACACTGCTCTTATCCCCACAGCTGTTTACTGGACGGTTCGGAGTATTGTAGTTGCTGGATCACAACTTTTGGGGATCACTGGCATGGGTCCTGA GTATGTGACAGAGACATGGGAACTATCATCCTTGGCCCATAAGCTCGAAAACATACACAGCCACCTCAAGGACAATCTCGACAGATTACAAGATATCATCC AGAGGAAGAAGGATGATGAAGCCTTAGCTGCAATTGCTTACATCTTGGAAACACCACACATTGATAACACCAAGCCTTTGAGGGTCTTGTTTTACAAGGACGATCTGCCTGCACTCTATGATTGCTACACCAAGAAGAGG GTTGACATTGATGTGCTGAAGAGGAAGGTTGTGATACTGTTCCTTTCGGACCTAGACGTTGTCCACGAAAACGAGTACATGATTGTGCAACAAATGTACATGGAAAAACGGCATAACCCAACTAGGCCAGAGAGCCAGTACGAGGTTGTGTGGGTTCCTATTGTGGACATGTGGACCGACGCCAAGTACCAGCAGTTTGAGGAAGTTAGAAGGAACATGGAATGGTTCACAGTGTTCCACCCTTCGGTTGTCTCTCCGACTGTCATCAGGTACATCAGGAAGCAGGATAAATGGAACTACGTCAAGAAGCCTCTGCTTGTGGTGATGGACCCTCAAGGAAAAATAGTGCACACCAATGCGGTTCACATGATGTGTGTTTTTGGAAGCGCTGCCTTCCCTTTCACTAGCAACAGAGAGAAGTTGCTCTGGGACGAGGAGACATGGAGGATGGAGCTTTTGGCAGACTCCCTCGATCAAAACCTAATTACCTGG ATCACAGAAGGGAAATACATTTGCTTGTATGGTGGGGAAGACATAGATTGGATCAGAAACTTCACAAAGTCAGCAAAAAAAATGGCTCAAGAAGCTGGGATCCAGTTGGAATTGCTTTATGTGGGGAGGAGCAAGCCTAAGGAGAAAGTGGTCCGGAACATCATGAACGTCATCCAAGCTGAGAAGCTAAGCCACACTCTTGAGTGGAACCTCATCTGGTTCTTCTGGTTGCGTCTCGAGAGCATGTGGCAGTCCAAGGGACAACAGATTCAGTCCGAGGCTTTTCGGTCAGGTCAATTTAGGACCGACAACATAAAGAATGATGCAGTGATGCAGGGGATCATATCGATGCTGAGCTTTGGTTCAAGTGACCGCGGGTGGGCTGTGATTGGCGCCGGTTCATCAGATATGTCTAAGGCTAATGGGGAGCACATGCATAGAAGTTTGAGGGAGTTTAACTTGTGGAATAGAAGGGTGAGTGAGATAGGGTTTGTGCCCGCACTGAATGAGTACCTGGCTGGGGTTTATAAAGAAGCTCCACATCACTGCACCAGTCTCATATTGCCTGCCACCGGACTCATGCCAGAGACTGTGGCCTGCGCTGAATGCGGCCGCCTCATGGAGCGGTTCACCATGTTCCGCTGCTGCACTGATTGA
- the LOC126597615 gene encoding cytochrome P450 86B1-like, with product MFFLSEIINLVGFWDAALALFGLFIFTCLLENFTNKGPMLWPVVGITPSLFLNISNIYDWATPALIRAGGTFRFRGMWFGGAHGIVTIDPSKIEYMLKTRFINFPKGQYYRERFRDLLGDGIFNADSEMWKEQRRIATSEMHSSRFSDHSFLSMQVLVHDKLLKLMENVVSSKNGVVDLQEVLLRFTFDNICTTALGIDPGCLAFDLPEIPFAKAFEEATELTLFRFMVPPFVWKVMKFFEMGYERRLKESIGIVHDFAGKVVAERRNELIKLSGLKDRSDLLSRLMEYTDQNPQGQGKQKRFSDKFLIDFCISFILAGRDTSSVALAWFFWLVQKNPKVENKILKEVNDILGGREYGQKNPIFTVEELKKMVYLQAALSESLRLYPAVPIDIKEVVEDDVFPDGIMVKKGGRVLYSIFSMARIESIWGRDCLEFKPERWIKDGAFVSENQFKYPVFNAGPRLCLGKKFAYMQMKMVAAAILLRYEVKVVEEHNVVPKLTTTLYMQNGLLVTLKPRFLTTV from the coding sequence ATGTTTTTTCTCTCCGAAATTATAAACTTGGTAGGTTTCTGGGATGCAGCTCTTGCCCTGTTTGGTCTTTTCATATTCACTTGCTTGCTAGAAAATTTTACCAACAAGGGTCCAATGCTATGGCCAGTAGTGGGGATCACACCCTCACTTTTTCTCAACATATCCAACATCTACGATTGGGCAACCCCAGCTCTGATCAGGGCCGGAGGAACCTTTCGCTTCAGGGGAATGTGGTTCGGCGGGGCCCACGGGATTGTGACCATTGATCCTTCGAAAATCGAGTACATGCTCAAAACAAGATTTATCAACTTCCCAAAAGGCCAGTACTACAGGGAGAGGTTTCGTGATTTGCTCGGGGATGGGATTTTTAATGCGGACAGCGAAATGTGGAAGGAACAGAGAAGAATTGCAACTTCGGAGATGCATTCGAGCCGGTTTTCGGACCACTCGTTTCTTTCCATGCAAGTTTTGGTGCACGACAAGCTATTGAAGTTGATGGAGAATGTGGTGAGTTCTAAAAATGGTGTTGTTGATCTCCAAGAAGTGCTTCTTCGGTTTACTTTCGACAACATTTGCACCACGGCTCTTGGTattgatccaggttgcttggcTTTTGACTTGCCTGAAATTCCTTTCGCGAAAGCTTTCGAAGAAGCCACTGAACTGACTCTCTTCAGGTTCATGGTTCCACCTTTTGTGTGGAAGGTGATGAAGTTCTTCGAAATGGGGTACGAGAGAAGGCTCAAAGAATCAATTGGAATTGTGCATGACTTTGCCGGGAAGGTAGTGGCAGAACGAAGGAACGAATTAATTAAGCTCAGCGGTTTAAAAGATCGGTCTGATCTCCTGTCTAGGCTTATGGAGTACACTGATCAAAACCCACAAGGACAAGGAAAACAGAAGCGCTTTTCGGATAAGTTCCTAATAGATTTCTGCATAAGTTTTATTTTAGCTGGGAGGGACACAAGCTCTGTGGCCTTAGCATGGTTCTTTTGGTTGGTgcaaaaaaacccaaaagtggaaaacaaaatcctcaaagaagtCAACGACATTTTAGGCGGACGCGAATACGGTCAGAAAAATCCAATTTTTACAGTGGAAGAACTAAAGAAAATGGTGTATCTACAAGCAGCATTGTCAGAATCACTGAGGCTTTACCCAGCAGTGCCAATTGACATCAAAGAGGTTGTTGAAGACGATGTATTCCCTGACGGCATCATGGTGAAAAAGGGAGGCCGGGTTCTGTACTCGATTTTCTCCATGGCGCGAATCGAGTCCATATGGGGACGAGATTGCTTGGAGTTTAAGCCTGAAAGATGGATTAAAGACGGGGCGTTTGTGAGCGAGAATCAGTTCAAGTATCCGGTGTTTAACGCTGGTCCGAGGTTGTGCTTGGGGAAGAAGTTTGCCTACATGCAGATGAAAATGGTGGCTGCTGCCATTCTGTTGAGGTATGAGGTTAAAGTTGTTGAAGAACATAATGTTGTTCCAAAGTTGACGACCACACTATACATGCAGAATGGGTTGCTTGTGACTCTCAAGCCTAGGTTTCTTACAACTGTGTGA